One Polaribacter reichenbachii genomic window, ATTATATCTGTTAAATGTTTATAATCTCCTGTACCGTTTGCCAAGGAAATTAAAATACCATCAACTCTTTTACTTAATAATAAATCTACTTGCTTTTTTTCTAACTCGTAAGATTCATCAGATTGAAGAATAATTACTAAGTATCCTTTTTTTTCTGCTTGAGAAATTATTCCTTTAATAACACTAGAAAAAAAGTGGTGCACAATTACAGGGATAATTAAGCCAATTGTTTTAGACTCCTTTGTTCTAAGATTTACAGCAAAAGAATTTGGTTTGTAATTTAACAAACTAGCAGTTTCTCTTACTAATTTTCTAGTTTTTTTACTTACATCTGGGTATTCTTTTAAAGCTTTAGAAACTGTTGTTATAGAAATACCTAATTCTTCTGCTATTTGTTTGAGCGTAACCATAATAGTGCTTTAATATTGATTTAATTGTATGCTTTATTACCTTGCAAATATAGTAAATTAACTTTTTCGAAAACGTTTTCGACTTTTCGAAAACGTTTTCGATTTATTATTTAAATAAAAAAATGTGCTTATAATTTAATTTTGTTTAAAACAAAGCCTAAAAATTATTAAATTAATAAAACAGGCACAAAACTCAGTTACAACTAAATCAAAAATATGAATAAAAAAATAATAATCTGGTCTTTAACAACTGCACTAGCAGGTTTTTTATTTGGTTTTGATACAGTTGTTATTTCTGGTGCCGAAAAAAAGCTTCAACTAATTTGGGAATCTACAGATATGTTTCATGGATTGGTAATTATTGGCATGGCATTATGGGGTACAGTAATTGGAGCAATTTTTGGAGGAATACCAACTAATAAAATTGGTAGGAAAAACACCTTAATATGGATAGGTATTCTTTATACAATATCTGCAATTGGATCTAGTTTAGCTAATGATCCTTGGACTTTTGCCTTATTTAGGTTTATTGGAGGTTTAGGTGTTGGAGCATCTACAATTGCAGCTCCTGCTTATATTTCAGAAATTGCACCTGCTAAAGACAGAGGTAAATTAGTTGGCTTATACCAATTTAATATTGTGTTTGGTATTTTAATCGCTTTCTTTTCTAATTACTTATTAAATAATATAGGTGAAAATGCCTGGAGATGGATGTTAGGTATAGAAGCTATACCTGCAATTATTTATACTTTAATGATTTTATCTGTACCTAAAAGTCCTAGATGGTTATTAACGAAATCTAAAGAAGATGAGGCAAGAAAGGCATTAAAAATTATTAATCCAAAATTAAACTCAAATGCTTTGGTTGAGGAAATCAAACAAGAGATGAAAGATACTATACCTAATGAAAACATCTTTCTTAAAAAATACAGATTCCCTTTAATCTTAGCTCTTTTAATTGCCTTTTTTAATCAATTATCAGGTATTAACGCTTTATTATATTATGCTCCAAGAATATTAGAAGAAGCAGGTTTAGGAGAAAGTACTGCTATGTTAAGTAGTATTGGTGTTGGTGTTACAAATATGATATTTACATTACTTGGTATATTTTTAATAGATAAATTAGGTAGAAAACAACTAATGTATATAGGCTCTTTTGGCTATATTATATCATTATCATTAGTTTCTGCTGCCTTCTTTTTTAACTGGCAAGGAACCTATATGCCTATCTTCTTATTTATTTTTATTGCTGCACATGCAATCGGTCAAGGTACTGTAATATGGGTTTTTATTTCAGAAATATTCCCAAACCATTTAAGAGGATCAGGGCAAGCTTTCGGTAGTTCTGTACATTGGGTATTAGCAGCAGTTATTCCTTCATTAGTACCGGTATTATTTTCTACTATTGGAGCCAGCGTTGTCTTTCTGTTTTTTGCAGTTATGATGGCCATACAATTAATATTCGTAATCTTTATGATGCCAGAAACTAAAGGGGTTACACTAGAGGAGTTAAGTAAAAAACTAATCAAAAATAAAAATTAAGCAAATGAAATTCAAAAAACTAACTTTTATTGCTCTTGTATTGCTTGTGTTTTTCAACTGTAAAAACACAGTAATAACTAAAGAAAAAACTTCTAAAACAAATACAGAAGAAGAGCTTTACAGACCTAACTTTCATTTTACACCAAAAAAAGCTTGGATGAATGATCCTAATGGAATGTTTTACTACAATGGCTACTATCATTTATATTTTCAATACCATCCAGATAGTAATGTTTGGGGACCTATGCATTGGGGACATGCAATTAGCACAGATATGATTACTTGGTCAGAGCAACCTATTGCAATTTATCCTGATGAACTTGGAACCATTTTTTCTGGAAGTGCGGTTGTAGATATTAGCAATAGCTCTGGACTAGGAGAAGTTGAAAAATCTATTCCAATTATAGCTATGTACACAAACCATAAAGATTTTGGTAATGGAAAGGTTAAACAGGTACAAAGTATTGCTTACAGTAATGACGAAGGTAAAACTTTTAAGAAATACGAAAACAACCCAGTTATAGATAACGATACAATTAAAGATTTTAGAGATCCAAAAATTACTTGGGATGAGGATAGACATAAATGGATTATGTCTCTAGCAGCAGGAGATAAAATTATGTTTTACGATTCTAAAAATTTAAAAAACTGGAACTTACTTTCAGAATTTAAAAAAGACAAAAATTCTAAAGATGGAGTTTGGGAATGTCCTGATTTATTTAAACTACCAGTTAAAGGTACAGAAGAATTTAAATGGGTATTATTTGTAAGCATTGGAACTGGTGGTCCAAATGGAGGTAGTTCAACACAATATTTTGTTGGAGATTTTGATGGTACAAATTTTAAAATTGATAAAGAATTTGAAAAAAGCTTAAAAGAAAATCATAATTACTGGTTAGATTTTGGTAAAGATAATTACGCGGGTGTTTCTTGGTCTAACGCAAGAACAAAAGATGGTGCTAAATTAATGATTGGCTGGATGTCTAATTGGGATTATGCAGTAAAAGTACCAACAGAAACATGGAGAAGTGCAATGACAACTCCTAGAAAAGTAGCACTTAAAAAAGATGATAATGGTTATCGATTAATTTCTACTCCAGTACAAGATTTAAATAAATATAGAGGTACAAAGTTTAAAAAAGAAAATATTGCT contains:
- a CDS encoding sugar porter family MFS transporter; its protein translation is MNKKIIIWSLTTALAGFLFGFDTVVISGAEKKLQLIWESTDMFHGLVIIGMALWGTVIGAIFGGIPTNKIGRKNTLIWIGILYTISAIGSSLANDPWTFALFRFIGGLGVGASTIAAPAYISEIAPAKDRGKLVGLYQFNIVFGILIAFFSNYLLNNIGENAWRWMLGIEAIPAIIYTLMILSVPKSPRWLLTKSKEDEARKALKIINPKLNSNALVEEIKQEMKDTIPNENIFLKKYRFPLILALLIAFFNQLSGINALLYYAPRILEEAGLGESTAMLSSIGVGVTNMIFTLLGIFLIDKLGRKQLMYIGSFGYIISLSLVSAAFFFNWQGTYMPIFLFIFIAAHAIGQGTVIWVFISEIFPNHLRGSGQAFGSSVHWVLAAVIPSLVPVLFSTIGASVVFLFFAVMMAIQLIFVIFMMPETKGVTLEELSKKLIKNKN
- a CDS encoding glycoside hydrolase family 32 protein — translated: MKFKKLTFIALVLLVFFNCKNTVITKEKTSKTNTEEELYRPNFHFTPKKAWMNDPNGMFYYNGYYHLYFQYHPDSNVWGPMHWGHAISTDMITWSEQPIAIYPDELGTIFSGSAVVDISNSSGLGEVEKSIPIIAMYTNHKDFGNGKVKQVQSIAYSNDEGKTFKKYENNPVIDNDTIKDFRDPKITWDEDRHKWIMSLAAGDKIMFYDSKNLKNWNLLSEFKKDKNSKDGVWECPDLFKLPVKGTEEFKWVLFVSIGTGGPNGGSSTQYFVGDFDGTNFKIDKEFEKSLKENHNYWLDFGKDNYAGVSWSNARTKDGAKLMIGWMSNWDYAVKVPTETWRSAMTTPRKVALKKDDNGYRLISTPVQDLNKYRGTKFKKENIAVNGITKIIGSESIDLASTEINFNLNNLDDKSFTFKLSNKVNDTLLFGYSHAKKSFFIDRKKSGKIKFSEKFANKISYAPRTSTNKNLSGTILIDKTSIELFFDEGETVMTEIFFPNQPFSTFSIETKNRELLLDYIEINQLNIN